A portion of the Gorilla gorilla gorilla isolate KB3781 chromosome X, NHGRI_mGorGor1-v2.1_pri, whole genome shotgun sequence genome contains these proteins:
- the MAGEA10 gene encoding melanoma-associated antigen 10 gives MPRAPKRQRCMPEEDLQSQSETQGLEGAQAPVAVEEDASSSTSTSSSFPSSFPSSSSSSSSSWYPLIPSTPEEVSAADETPNPPQSAQIACSSPSVVASLPLDQSDEGSSSQMEESPSTLQALADSESLPRSEIDEKVTDLVQFLLFKYQTKEPITKAEILESVIKNYEDHFPLLFSEASECMLLVFGIDVKEVDPTGHSFVLVTSLGLTYDGMLSDVQSMPKTGILILILSIIFIEGYCTPEEVIWEALNMMGLYDGMEHLIYGEPRKLLTQDWVQENYLEYRQVPGSDPARYEFLWGPRAHAEIRKMSLLKFLAKVNGSDPRSFPLWYEEALKDEEERSQERMATTDDTTAMASASSSATGSFSYPE, from the coding sequence ATGCCTCGAGCTCCAAAGCGTCAGCGCTGCATGCCTGAAGAAGATCTTCAATCCCAAAGTGAGACACAGGGCCTCGAGGGTGCACAGGCTCCCGTGGCTGTGGAGGAGGATGCTTCATCATCCACTTCCACCAGCTCCTCTTTTCCAtcctcttttccctcctcctcctcttcctcctcctcctcctggtatCCTCTAATACCAAGCACCCCAGAGGAGGTTTCTGCTGCTGATGAGACACCAAATCCTCCCCAGAGTGCTCAGATAGCCTGCTCCTCCCCCTCGGTCGTTGCTTCCCTTCCATTAGATCAATCTGATGAGGGCTCCAGCAGCCAAATGGAGGAGAGTCCAAGCACCCTACAGGCCCTGGCAGACAGTGAGTCTTTACCCAGAAGCGAGATAGATGAAAAGGTGACTGATTTGGTGCAGTTCCTGCTCTTCAAGTATCAAACGAAGGAGCCGATCACAAAGGCAGAAATACTGGAGAGTGTCATAAAAAATTATGAAGACCACTTCCCTTTGTTGTTTAGTGAAGCCTCCGAGTGCATGCTGCTGGTCTTTGGCATTGATGTAAAGGAAGTGGATCCCACTGGCCACTCCTTTGTCCTTgtcacctccctgggcctcacctATGATGGGATGCTGAGTGATGTTCAGAGCATGCCCAAGACTGGCATTCTCATACTTATCCTAAGCATAATCTTCATAGAGGGCTACTGCACCCCTGAGGAGGTCATCTGGGAAGCACTGAATATGATGGGGCTGTATGATGGGATGGAGCACCTCATTTATGGGGAGCCCAGGAAGCTGCTCACCCAAGATTGGGTGCAGGAAAACTACCTGGAGTACCGGCAGGTGCCTGGCAGTGATCCTGCACGGTATGAGTTTCTGTGGGGTCCAAGGGCTCATGCTGAAATTAGGAAGATGAGTCTCCTGAAATTTTTGGCCAAGGTAAATGGGAGTGATCCAAGATCCTTCCCACTGTGGTATGAAGAGGCTttgaaagatgaggaagagagaTCCCAGGAGAGAATGGCCACCACAGATGATACTACTGCCATGGCCAGTGCAAGTTCTAGCGCTACAGGTAGCTTCTCCTACCCTGAATAA